The sequence GGCGCGATGGTGAAGGACACGTCCGCGACCGCGGCGGGCAGGTGGCGCGCGTACCGGACGACGAGGCCGTCGGCGACGACCATCGGGGTCACCGCGTCGGCCGGGGCGTCCGGGGCGGTGCCGGAGCGCGATCCGCCGGGGATCGCCGCCAGCAGCTCGCGCGTGTACGGGTGCTTGGGCGCCGCGAACAGCTCCGCCGTCGGCCGCTGCTCCACGATGACGCCGTCGCGCATCACGGCGATCTCGTCGACCATCGTCGAGACGACGCCGAGGTCGTGGCTGACGAGGAGCACCGCCATGCCGAGCTCGCGGGCGAGGTCCCGGATCAGGGTGAGCACCGCCGCCTGCGTCACCACGTCGAGCGCCGTCGTCGGCTCGTCGAGCACGAGCACCCGGGGGCGGGCGGCGAAGGCCATGGCGATCGCGATGCGCTGCTGCTGCCCGCCGGAGAGCTGGTGCGGGTACCGCCGCACGATGGTGACGGGATCCGGGAGCCGCACGAGCCGGAGCAGCTCGAGCACCCGCTCGTCGTCGCTCGGCAGGCCGTGGCTCTCGAGGGCCTCGCGGAGCTGGCGGCCCACGCGCATCGAGGGCGTGAGCGCCTGGCCGGCGTTCTGCGCGACGACCGCGGCCGTGCCGCCGCGCAGCTCGCGCGTCGCGGCGGGGGAGAGGGCGAACACGTCGTCGCCGGCGACCTCGACCGATCCGCCCACGATGCGGGATCCGCGGCGGAGGTGCGCGAGGAGCGTCCGGGCCACCGTGGACTTCCCGCTGCCCGACTCGCCCACGAGCCCGAGCGCGCGCCCGGCGCGGATCTCGAAGCTGACGCCGCGCACGACGGGCACGTCGGCGTCGCCCGCCGCGTACGAGATGGCGAGGTCGGCCACGCGCACGACGGTGCCGAGCCGCATCTGGCCGGTGAGGGTGTCCACGAAGCCGCCGGCCATCACGCCATCCCCCTCTGCGCGCGGTCGACGCCGAGCGACTTGCTGAGCCCGTCCCCGCTGAGGTTCAGGCCGACCACGAGGGTCGCGAGCGCCACGATCGGGGCGAGCGTGCCGAGCGGCACGACCGTGAGGGCGGTGCGGTTCTCCTGCACCATCAGCCCCCAGTCGGGCGTCGGCGGGTTCGCGCCGAAGCCGAGGAACGAGAGCGTCGAGATGAGCAGCACGATCCACGAGGCCCGCATCGCGTACTCCACGAGCACGACGTCGAGCACGTTCGGCAGGATCTCGCGGAACACGATGCTCAGCGGCCGCTCCCCGCGGGCCCTGGCGGCCGTGACGTAGTCCTGCGTGATCACGGTCCGGGCCGCGCCGCGCACCACGCGCGTCACGGCGGGCGCGTACACGACGGTCACCGCGAGCACGATCACCCAGAGGCCGGATCCGAACACGGTCACCACCACGAGCAGCGCGAGGACCGACGGGATGCTCAGCAGCGCGTCGACGACGCGCATCACGACCTCGTCGAGCCAGCCCTCGGCGTACGCCGTGACGCAGCCGACGACCGTGCCGACCGCGACCGCGATGGTGGTCGCGAGGAAGGTGACGACGAGCGCGTACCGGCCGCCGTTGAGGGTGCGGGAGAGCACGTCGCGGCCGTACTGGTCGGTGCCGAGCCAGTGGGTCCACGTCGTGCCGGAGAGGACGTCGGCCGAGTCGGTCGCCACGGGGTCGTGCCCGGCGATCCACGGCGCGAGCACCGCGAGCACGACGTGGATCGCGATGAGGGCGAGCCCCACGGTCAGCGCCGTCGACCCGCGGAGCGAGGCCGTCAGCCCGCGCAGGCGGCCGGCGGGTCGTCCGGTCGGGCGGATGGGCAGGGGCGTCGCGGTCATGCGCGGGCCTTCCGTCGGGTGGCGGGTCGTGCGGTGCGGGCGGTCCGGGTGCGCGTGCGGCCCTGCCTGGTGCGGAGCCGCGGATCCAGCGCGAGGGCCACGAGGTCGGCCGCCAGGTTGCAGACCACGTACACGGCGGCGCTCAGGAGCGCGATGGCCTGGATCGTCGGCAGGTCGCGCGTGAAGACGGACTCGAGCATGAGCTTGCCCATGCCGGGGTAGTTGAAGACGTTCTCGACCACGACGACGCCGCCGAGGAGCCACGCCACGTTGAGCGCGACCACGTTGAGCGTCGGCAGCAGCGCGCTCGGCACCGCGTGCCGCCACACCACCTGGCGGGTGGTGAGGCCCTTGAGCTCGGCCGTGGTGACGAACTCGGAGGCCATCACGTCGATGGTCGCCGAGCGCATGGTGCGCACGATGTACGCGGCCATGGCCAGCGTCAGCACGATCACCGGCAGCGCCACCGAGGGCAGCAGCTCGGCGACCGTGGCGTCGCTGCCGCGGAGCACCACGGCCGGGAACACCGGGATCGTGATGGCGAAGAGCAGCACGAGCACCGTGGCGACCATGAACTCGGGGACGCTCATCACGACGAGGCTCACGATGCTGATCACCGAGTCGCTCGCGCGGCCCCGGCGCACGCCCGCGATCACGCCGAGCACGAGCGACAGCGTCACGCCGACGAGCATCGCCGGCACCGCGATGAGCATGCTGTTGCGGAAGGCGACGAGGAGGGTCGGCGCGACCGGATCCCCGCCCACGAGCGAGGTGCCGAAGTCGCCGTGCGCGGCGCCCAGCAGCCAGTCGCCGTAGCGGAGCCACACGTTCCGGTCGAGCCCGAGCGACTCGCGGAGCGCGGCGACGGCCTCGGGGGTGGCGTCCTGGCCGAGGAGCTGCTGCGCCACGTCGCCGGGCAGCAGCTGGATCGCGAGGAACACGAACAGCGACGCGAGCACGATGGTGAGGAGCGCGGT is a genomic window of Clavibacter capsici containing:
- a CDS encoding dipeptide ABC transporter ATP-binding protein is translated as MAGGFVDTLTGQMRLGTVVRVADLAISYAAGDADVPVVRGVSFEIRAGRALGLVGESGSGKSTVARTLLAHLRRGSRIVGGSVEVAGDDVFALSPAATRELRGGTAAVVAQNAGQALTPSMRVGRQLREALESHGLPSDDERVLELLRLVRLPDPVTIVRRYPHQLSGGQQQRIAIAMAFAARPRVLVLDEPTTALDVVTQAAVLTLIRDLARELGMAVLLVSHDLGVVSTMVDEIAVMRDGVIVEQRPTAELFAAPKHPYTRELLAAIPGGSRSGTAPDAPADAVTPMVVADGLVVRYARHLPAAVADVSFTIAPRETLAVVGESGSGKTTLATALAGLVPTESGTFRFQGDGVSGDLTSAVAGRSPALRRAVQLVFQNADTSLNPRRTVGAAIARPLKLFTGRATPERVGEILTEVGLSPDFARRLPSQLSGGQRQRVGIARALAAEPQLVIADEITTALDVRVQAEILELLAALQRDKGLSCLFISHDLAVVRGVADRVAVMTGGRIVEIGPTERVFAGPNHPYTRQLLAATLEPGATELPDVEGVTATWRDAAGGGWRELGDGHRIRDWEDAR
- a CDS encoding ABC transporter permease produces the protein MTATPLPIRPTGRPAGRLRGLTASLRGSTALTVGLALIAIHVVLAVLAPWIAGHDPVATDSADVLSGTTWTHWLGTDQYGRDVLSRTLNGGRYALVVTFLATTIAVAVGTVVGCVTAYAEGWLDEVVMRVVDALLSIPSVLALLVVVTVFGSGLWVIVLAVTVVYAPAVTRVVRGAARTVITQDYVTAARARGERPLSIVFREILPNVLDVVLVEYAMRASWIVLLISTLSFLGFGANPPTPDWGLMVQENRTALTVVPLGTLAPIVALATLVVGLNLSGDGLSKSLGVDRAQRGMA
- a CDS encoding ABC transporter permease, whose amino-acid sequence is MNVTWHVLRRLGTALLTIVLASLFVFLAIQLLPGDVAQQLLGQDATPEAVAALRESLGLDRNVWLRYGDWLLGAAHGDFGTSLVGGDPVAPTLLVAFRNSMLIAVPAMLVGVTLSLVLGVIAGVRRGRASDSVISIVSLVVMSVPEFMVATVLVLLFAITIPVFPAVVLRGSDATVAELLPSVALPVIVLTLAMAAYIVRTMRSATIDVMASEFVTTAELKGLTTRQVVWRHAVPSALLPTLNVVALNVAWLLGGVVVVENVFNYPGMGKLMLESVFTRDLPTIQAIALLSAAVYVVCNLAADLVALALDPRLRTRQGRTRTRTARTARPATRRKARA